The window GCGCGCACCAGGTGAGACACGTCCTCGGCGCGGCCGCCCACGCCGCGCGGGCGGAGGAACTGGCGTCCGGGGACGGCGCGAAGGTCGTCTCCCGCGCCGTCGCCCGGGCCCGCGATCACGCACCGGCCGCGGTCGTCGCCGTCCTGGGACGCCTGCCCGCTGCGCCTGCCGGGGGCGGGCGCGTGGGGCAGATCGTCCGTGACCTGGACGCAGCGCTCCGCGCCTGACGGGGCGCCCCCTCAATCCGCCGCCGGGCGGGCTGCGGGTTCCTGCGGCTGTGGCCCATGCATGTCGCCAGTGCGCACGGACTTGCGGAGAGAAATCTCCGCGTACCCCCTAGGGTCGGTCGAGGCATAACCACACAAGTGGTACATGTCCCCCCAGTGAAGTGGAGGCACCATGCTTACGCAGGAGATCACTCTCACCGCGACCCCGGCCCAGACCACCACGCTGAGCGCCCTGATGGCGGAGCCCGAGGCGGTCGTCAGTGACGCCCCGCTCTACACCCCCGAAGCGGCGGGCTTCCTGCTCGCGCTTCTCCTCCTTTCTCCCAAGGAGCCGAAGGAGTCCCGGGGCAAGTGAGTTCCCACTCCGCTTTCGCCGAGGCGGCTGACGCCCTGGCAGGCAGCGTCCTCGGTGCCCTGAGCGGTACCGGGGGCGCTGTGCAGCCGGCGCGGTTCGTCGACGACGCCCCCGACACCCTCGCGGCGCTGGCCGCCGTCCGGGTCCTGGGGGCCGACCTGTTCAGCCCTCACCTGCTCACCGGGCAGCCCTTCGAGACGCAGGACGCCGCCGTGGTCGCCAAGGCGTTCGACGCCTTCCCCGCGTCCGACACCACCGAGGAGCCGGTAGTCGCCCTGCGGGACCACGCCACCGCCGTCCTGCTCGCGCGCCTCTCCGGTGACGACACGCTGCGTGCCCTCGCCGCCGAGCCGCAGGACACCGCGCGGTGCGCCGACGCGGGGGACTGGAGCGCATGGTCCGTCCGCATGGCCCAGCTCGCGCCGCTCGCCACGGCCGGACTCGACGGCCCCGTGCACGAGGCCGCCCGGCGCGGAGCCCTGCCGCTGAGCCGGGGCGTCAGCCGCTCCATCCTGCGGCGCGACTTCCCCACCGCCGTACGCCTCGTCCGCTGGCTCGCGTGGCTCCGGCACGAGGGCGCGGCCCTCCCGCTGGACCCCGACATCGCGGCGGAGCACGTGCGACTGGTGGGCGGCGCGGGCCCGCGCACCGCGCTGGACCTGGCGATCGCCCGTCACTTCCTCGAATCCCGGCCCGGCACACCCCCTGAGGCGGCACGCACATGACGACGATCCCCGAGCCCGTCACCCGGGCGGCGCGCAGCATGGCGGACAGGGCCCTGTCGTGGCTGCACGCCAACCGGGACCTCGGTGGGCTCCCTCCCGGCACCACCGAGACGATGGCCGACCCCGACAGCGTCTACAAGCCCCTCGGGGAGACCACGCTCGCCGCTTCCCTCATCCTCCGCGACGGCGTCGCCGGTCCCGGACGCCTGGCCGCCGCCCAGAGCCTCATGGACTTCACCTGGGAGCAGTTCCGCCAGGGCGACATGATCTACGAACGCCAGCTCCGCCACACGCTGATGACGGACCCGCTGGAGATGTACGCCCCCTTCGTGCGCTGCGGCTACCGTCACGCCGAGCTCGACCGGCTCCTCGCCCACCGGTCCCGCATGCGTTCGGTGCACAGCGTCGAGGTGCTGCCCAACCGCAGGCTCGCCGTCGCCAACGCCGCCCGGGTCGTCGGACTCGACCACCCCGACGACCCGAAGGCCCTCGCCGCCGCCACCTGGCTCGGGGCGAGGCCGGAACCGTGGGCCATGAACTGGATCACCGCCTACGCGGTGACGCACACGGTCTTCCACCTCACCGACTGGGGCGGGAACCCAGGCGGTCTGCCGCCCGAACTCGCCGACTACGTACGCACCTGGCTCCCCGTGTGGATCGACGTCTGGAGTGAGGTGGGCCAGTGGGACCTCGTGACGGAACTGCTGGTCGTCGGCGCCTCGATCGAGGACCCGTACTGCCGGCCTGAGGACTGGGAGGCCGTCGCGGCGCTCCAGCACGAGGACGGTCTCGTACCCCGCGACAGCGACCCCGTCGACGACGATCCTCAGCAGCGGTTCACCGACCACCAGCACACGGTCGTGGTCGCCGCAGTCGCCGGTTCCGTCGCGCTCGCCCGGGCGGCCGGTCAGAGGTGAAGGCGTGACGCCACCCCCGCTCAGCGCGCGCCTGAGGCCCCTTCTGACGTCCGCCGACGGTCCGGCGACCGTGGTCGCCGCCGTGCGGGGAGCCGAGCGCGCGGTGCTCTGCCGCGGACCGGTGGACGAGAACAGCCGGTTCGAGACGGGCTCGCTGACCAAGACGTTCACCGCCCTGCTGCTCGCCGAACTGGCCGCTCGGGGCGAAGTCCGTTACGGCGACCGGGCCGACCGCTACCTCCCCTTCCGGCTGCCCGGACCGCCCTTCACCCTCCTGCACCTGGCCACCCACACCTCCGGCCTCCCCCGGCTGCCCCCGGGGCTGCTGGCCCGGGCGGTCCGCAGCGGGTGGCTCAGCAACCCGTACGCCGGCTTCACCGAAGGCGACCTGCTCGCCTCGCTGCGCCGCACCCGGCTCCGCCACCGGCCCGGCACCCGTGTGCTGTACTCCAACTTCGGCGGGGCCCTGCTCGGCCATGTCCTCGCCAGGGCGGCGGGTGGCGACGGCGGCGACTACGCCGCGCTGCTGGCCGACCGCATCACCGGGCCGCTCGGCCTGTCCCGCACCGACTGTGACCCCAACAGGCCACAGGTGACCGGACATTGGCACGGCCGTGCCCGCCCCGTGATGCTGATGCCGGGACTGGCCGCCGCGGGCGCCGTGCGCTCCAGCGCCCGCGACCTGCTGCGCCTCCTGGGGCTCCTGCTCGACCCCGGCTCCGTACCCGATCCGTTCCTGCGCACGGCGCTCACGGAGGTCCAGCGGCCCCGGCTCGGTGTCCCGCGGACCGGTTCGCGCGTCTGCCTCGTCTGGAACCTCCGCCCACGTCCCGACGGCGCACTGCTCCACCACTCCGGGGGGACGCGCGGATTCACGGCGTTCGCGGGGTTCCTCCCGGCCTCCGGCACGGCACTCGTCGCGCTGACGAACTCCGCCCCGACCCCCCTCGCGCCCTTCGTCCAGGCCGCCTACAGCGCCCTGGGCGCACTGGGCCGGGGGCCCGCCGGCGCAGATGGACCGCTCGGGTGTGAAACATGATCGACTCCGCCGGTTCACGGCGATGGTCTTGCCCCGCTGTGTGACGGGGCTTACGTTCTCCTCCTATGCACCGTGTCTACGGGCGTAGAGAACGCGTAGAGGCTCTCTGACGCCGCGTCGAAGGAGCAGCTCATGTCCCACGTCGTACGCGCCGCACTCGTCCAGGCGACCTGGACAGGCGACACCGAATCCATGATCGCCAAGCATGAGGAACACGCTCGCGAGGCAGCCCGGCAGGGCGCGCGGATCATCGGGTTCCAGGAGGTGTTCAACGCCCCCTACTTCTGCCAGGTGCAGGAACCCGAGCACTACCGCTGGGCCGAACCCGTGCCGGACGGTCCGACGGTCCGGCGCATGCAGGACCTGGCCCGCGAGACCGGCATGGTGATCGTGGTGCCGGTCTTCGAGATCGAGCAGTCCGGCTTCTACTACAACACCGCGGCCGTGATCGACGCCGACGGCTCGTACCTCGGCAAGTACCGCAAGCACCACATCCCGCAGGTCAAGGGGTTCTGGGAGAAGTACTACTTCAAGCCCGGCAACGCCGGCTGGCCGGTCTTCGACACAGCCGTCGGCAAGGTGGGCGTCTACATCTGCTACGACCGGCACTTCCCCGAAGGGTGGCGCCAACTCGGACTCAACGGAGCTCAGTTGGTCTACAACCCGTCGGCGACCTCACGGGGCCTCTCCGGCCATCTATGGCAGCTGGAACAGCCCGCGTCGGCCGTCGCCAACGAGTACTTCGTCGCCGCGATCAACCGCGTAGGCCAGGAGGAGTACGGCGACAACGACTTCTACGGCACCAGCTACTTCGTCGACCCGCGGGGACAGTTCGTCGGGGACGTCGCCAGCGACAAGGAGGAGGAACTCCTCGTGCGCGACCTCGACTTCGGACTGATCGAGGAAGTCCGCACGCAGTGGGCCTTCTACCGGGACCGAAGGCCCGACGCGTACGAGGGGCTGGTGGAGCCGTGACCGGGCTGCACGAGCGCCACCTCGCCGTCAGCCCCGCATGGCTGGCGCTCTACTACCGGCAGCCGCTCGAACTCACCCACGGCGAGGGCCGCCACGTCTGGGACGCGGACGGCAACCGCTACCTCGACTTCTTCGGCGGCATCCTCACCACGATGACGGCGCACGCCCTGCCCGAGGTGACCAAGGCCGTCACCGAGCAGGCCGGCCGCCTGATCCACTCCTCGACCCTCTACCTGAACCGCCCGATGGTCGAGCTGGCCGAGCGCATCGCCACACTCTCCGGAATCCCCGACGCCCGGGTCTTCTTCACCACCTCGGGCACCGAGGCGAACGACGCCGCCCTGCTGCTCGCCACCGCCTACCGCGGGTCGAACCAGATCCTGGCGATGCGCAACAGCTACCACGGCAGGTCCTTCTCGGCGGTGTCCATCACGGGCAACAAGGGCTGGTCGCCGACCACCCTGTCCCCGCTGCAGACGCTGTACGTCCACGGCGGGGTCCGCAGCCGCGGACCGTACGCCGAGCTGAGCGACGAGCGGTTCATCAAGGCGTGCGTCGCCGACCTGGAGGACCTGCTCGGGCACACCCGGGAACCAGCGGCGCTGATCGCCGAACCCGTCCAGGGTGTCGGCGGCTTCACCGCGCCCCCGGACGGTCTCTACGCCGCGTTCCGTGAAGTCCTCGACCGGCACGGCATCCTGTGGATCTCCGACGAGGTGCAGACCGGCTGGGGCCGCACCGGAGACCACTTCTGGGGCTGGCAGGCACACGCCGAGAACGGGCCGCCCGACATCATCACCTTCGCCAAGGGCATCGGCAACGGCATGTCCATCGGGGGAGTCGTCGCCCGGGCCGACGTCATGAACTGTCTCGACGCCAACTCCATCTCGACGTTCGGCGGATCCCCGGTCACCATGGCCGCCGGGCTCGCGAACCTCTCGTACCTCCTGGAGCACGACCTCCAGGGCAACGCCCGGCGGGTCGGCGGGCTGCTCATCGAGCGGCTCCGCGCCGTCGGCGCGGCATCGGAGGCCGTGAAGGAGGTACGCGGCCGGGGCCTCATGATCGGTATCGAGCTGGTGAAGCCCGGCACCGACGAGGCGAACCCGGAGGCGGCCGCCGCAGTCCTGGAGGCGGCACGCGCCGGCGGGCTGCTCCTCGGCAAGGGCGGTGGTCACAACACCAGCGTCCTGCGCATCGCGCCACCGCTGTCGCTCACCGTCGCCGAGGCCGAGGAGGGCGCGGCGATCCTCGCCGACGCCCTCCACGCGGCGATCTGACGGCAGAGCCCCGCGGCAGGCGCCCCTGCCGCGGGGCGCACCGCGTCCACGTACGTCATCGAGCAACCGGTCGACGGGTACAGGCCCGTTCCGCCACCGCGAGGAGGGGCACATGAGCCGCACCGTCATCCACGGCGGACTCGTCGTCACCGCGTCCGACGAGATCCACGCCGACGTCCTCGTCGAGGGCGGACGCATCGCCGCCCTCGCCGCCCACGGCACCGAGGCCGCCGCGAGCTGGAGCGCCGACCGCAGGATCGACGCCACGGGGAAGTACGTCATCCCGGGCGGCGTCGACGCGCACACGCACATGGAGATGCCCTTCGGCGGGACCTACGCCGCCGACACCTTCGAGACGGGTACCCGGGCCGCTGCCTGGGGCGGGACCACGACGATCGTCGACTTCGCCATCCAGAGCGTGGGCCGCTCGCTGCAGGAGGGGCTCGACACCTGGCACGGGAAGGCCGACGGCAACTGCGCCGTCGACTACGCCTTCCACATGATCATGTCGGACGTGAACGCCTCCTCCCTCAAGGAGATGGACCGCCTGGTGGCGGAAGGCGTCACCTCGTTCAAGTTGTTCATGGCCTACCCCGGCGTGTTCTACAGCGACGACGGTCAGATCCTCCGGGCCATGCAGCGCGCCTCCGGCAACGGCGGTCTGGTCATGATGCACGCGGAGAACGGCATCGCCATCGACGTCCTGGTCGAACAGGCGCTGGCCGAGGGGCGCACCGACCCGCGCTACCACGGCGACGTCCGCAAGGTGGCGCTGGAGGCCGAGGCCACGCACCGCGCCGTCCAGCTCGCCCGGGTCGCGGGATCACCGCTGTACGTCGTGCACGTCTCCGCCGACGAGGCCGTCGCGGAGATCGCGGACGCCCGCCACAAGGGCCTCCCGGTCTTCGGGGAGACCTGCCCGCAGTACCTCTTCCTCTCCACGGACAACCTCGCCGAGCCCGGCTTCGAAGGGGCGAAGTACGTCTGCTCGACCCCGCTCCGCCCCCGGGAACACCAGGAGGCGCTCTGGCGCGGGCTCCGCAACAACGAACTGCAGGTCGTCTCCACGGACCACTGCCCGTTCTGCTTCTCCGGCCAGAAGGAGATGGGGCGCGGCGACTTCTCGAAGATCCCCAACGGCATGCCGGGCGTCGAGAACCGGCTGGACCTCCTCCACCAGGCCGTCGTGGACGGCCACATCTCCCGCAGGCGGTGGATCGAGATCGCCTGCGCCTCCCCGGCCAGGATGTTCGGGCTCTACCCGAAGAAGGGCACCATCGCACCGGGCGCCGACGCCGACATCGTCGTCTACGACCCCGCCGCGGAGCAGACCATCTCCGCCCAGACGCACCACATGAACGTCGACTACTCCGCCTACGAGGGCAAGCGGGTGACGGGACGGGTGGAGACGGTCCTCTCGCGCGGAGTGCCCGTGATCGAGGACCGCGCCTACGTCGGCCACGCGGGCCACGGGACGTATCTGCCGCGGGGGACCTGCCAGTACCTGTGACGCGCCGGCGGGGCGGCGGACGCCGACGCGGTGCCGGGGTCCGCCGCCCCCCGGAGCGGGACGACGTGCCACTGCTTCCCGGGCTGCTTCGGGCCGGGCTACTTCGGGTCGCGGTTGTACAGCGAGGTGGACCAGAAGTAGCCGAGCGCGGCCAGCCCCAGGCACCAGGCGACGGCGATCCACCCGTTGTCGCCGATCTCCGTGCCGAGGAGCAGTCCGCGCAGGGTCTCGATGGCGGGGGTGAAGGGCTGGTACTCGGCGACCGGCTGGAACCAGCCGGGCATCGCGTCGAGCGGGACGAAGGCGCTGGAGAGCAGCGGCAGGACCATCAGCGGCATGGCGTTGTTGCTCGCGGCCTCGACGTTCGGGCTGGACAGGCCCATCCCGACCGCGATCCAGGTCAGCGCCAGGGAGACGAGCGTGAGCAGGCCCAGGGCCAGCAGCCACTCCACGGCGGTGGCGTCGGTGGATCTGAAGCCGATGGCCACCGCGACGGCCCCTACGGTGACGACGCTCATCATGCACTGCAGGACGCTGCCGACGACGTGCCCGATCAGCACGGAGCCGCGGTGGATCGCCATCGTGCGGAAGCGCGCGATGATCCCCTCGGTCATGTCCATGGACACCGACACCGCACTGCCGATCGTGGTGCCGCCGATGGTCAGCAGCAGGATGCCCGGAACGATGTACGAGAGGTACTCGGACCGGTCCGAGTTGCCGCCGCCGATGCCCGCGCTCATGGTGTCTCCGAAGATATAGACGAAGAGCAGGAGCAGCATGACGGGGGTGAGCAGCAGGTTCAGCGTCAGCGACGGGTAGCGGCGCACGTGCAGCAGGTTGCGGCGCAGCATGGTGGCCGAGTCGCGGGCGGCGAGGGTGAGGCTGCTCATCGGGCGTTCTCCTTGGTCGCGTTGGGCTGGTGGGGGTTGGTCTGTGTGGGGAGGGTGGGGGTGGTGAGGGCGAAGAAGACGTCGTCGAGGTCGGGGGTGTGGACGGTGAGTTCGTCGGCGTGGATGTGGTGGGTGTCGAGGCGGTCGAGGATGGTGCGCAGGTCGTGCTGGGTGCCGTTGGAGGGGAGGGTGAGGGTGAGGGCTTCGTCGTCGTGGGTGGTGGGGGTGAGGGTGGCGACGGCGGTCCGGTAGGCGGTGGGATCGGTGAAGCGGAGTCGGACGTGGCCGCCGGGGATGAGGCGTTTGAGTTCGGCGGGGGTGCCTTCGGCGGCGATGGTGCCGTTGTGGAGTACGGCGATGCGGTCGGCGAGTTCGTCGGCTTCCTGGAGGTACTGGGTGGTGAGCAGGACGGTGACGCCGTCGGTGACGAGGTGTCGGATGATCTGCCACATGGTGTGGCGGCTGCGGGGGTCGAGGCCGGTGGTGGGTTCGTCGAGGAAGATGACGCGGGGGCTGCCGACGAGGGTCATGGCGATGTCGAGGCGTCGTTTCATGCCGCCGGAGTAGGTGGAGGCGGGTTTCTTCGCGGCGTCGGTGAGGTCGAAGCGTTCGAGGAGTTCGGTGGCGACGCGGCGTCCTTCGGCCTTGGGCAGGTGGTGCAGGTCGGCCATGAGGAGCATGTTCTCCTCGCCGGTGATGAGCCCGTCGACGGCGGAGAACTGACCGGTCACCCCGATCGCCGCACGCACACCGTCCGGTGACGTGGCGATGTCGTGGCCCGCGACCTGGGCCTGTCCGCCGTCGGCGCCGATGAGCGTGGAGAGGATCTTGACGGCGGTGGTCTTGCCGGCCCCGTTCGGGCCGAGGAGCGCGAACACGGAACCGGTCGGGATGCGCAGATCGATGCCGTCGAGCACCGTCCTGTCGCCGTACGACTTGCGCAGTCCCACGGCGGAGACGGCGGGTGGAACGGGGTGACCGTCCGCAATGTTGGATGTGTGCATGACAGAACTGGGCATGTGGCCCTCCGGGGCGAAAGCGGCAGGCGAGGTCTGTGAGTCGGCGGCGAACCCCTCGTGGGGCTCAGGCCTTGGCGCGGCGGATGTCGATGTTCCCGAACCGGGTGCGGGCGTGGACCTTGACGGTGTCCTCGGTCGTTTCGGGCGTCTCGGACGCGGTGAGGGTGTTGCGCACCTGTCCGGCGCCGGAACTCGCGTCGATCCACGCTGCCGTGCCCTCCCGGACCCCGACCTCGATGGCACCGTAGGAGGTCTCCAGCTGAACCGTGCCGCGCGCCACCTCGCCCACGCGCAGCGTGCCGTGCGCCGTGGTCGCGGTGACCGAGTCCCCGGCGCGCCGGACCTCGATGTCGCCGTTGGCGCCGCTCACCCGCAGCTCACCGGTCGCGACGTCGACGGTCGTGCTGCCGTGCGAGTTCTTCAGGACGGCGGGGCCGTCGACGAGGCCGACGCGCAGACTGCCGGAGCTGGTGGTGATCTCTGCCGCGCCGTCCACCCTGTCCACGGTGATGGAGCCGTGCGACGCGGTCAGCTTCAGCCGGCCCGTGGTGTCGAGGCGTACGTCGCCGGACGATGTCTTCACGCGGACCTCGCCGAGCCGGCCGTCACCGACGACCTGGGTCCAGGAGCCCGTCACGTCGACGCTCGACCCCGCCGGCAGTTCCACCGACACGTCGACCGTGCCTGTGCGGCCGAACAGGTTGCCCTTGGGGGTCCTGATGTTCAGGGTTCCGTTCGCGCAGGTTACCTCGGTCTGCTCGGCCGCCCGAACGTCCTGGTCCCGCTTCGGGTCGCGGGGCAGTACCTCGACGACGGTGTCGAGGCGGTCGCCCGCGGTGAATCCGATGGAGCCGGCGTGCACGTGCGCCGTGGCCGAGATGGGCGCGGGAGTGTCGTAAGAAGGCATGGCTGTACCGTCCTGTGTGGTTTCGAAGCATTCCTGCTGGTGGGAGGGGTGCGGGTGATGGCGCTGCGGGAGCGGGTGTGCGACTAGCGCACCCAGCCCGTGAAGCTCTGGCCGACGGTCCGGGTCTTCTCCGTCGCGCGGGGCCGGGCCCCGCCGTCCACCGCTGCCGACACCGCCCGCACCAGCCACGCGTTGACCGACAGGCCCTCGCGGCCCGCGGCCTCCTCGGCGCGGGCCTTGAGGTGGGTGGGCAGGCGCAGATTGACGCGGGCGGTGCCGCCTTCGTCGCCGTCGACGGGCGACGCGGCCTGGAGCGGTTCGGCGGGCGCGGCCGGCTGCGGGGCGCCGCTCTCGGAGGGCGGCCGTGTCACCACGAAGTCGGGGTCCAGTCCGCGCAGTCGTACGTCGACCGAGCCCGGGGCGAGTTCGCGGGTGATCTCGTCCGTCGCGGCGGACAGCACGTTCAGCATGGCCAGCCGGGTCGCCGACTCCAGGGGGGCGGTGAGCCGCTCCGCCAGCGCGCGGGCTTCGTCGCCGCCGGCCTCAGCGGCCACCGCGAGTTCGCGGCGGAGGGTCTCGACATACGGGGTCAGGTCCATGGCGCCATCATGGCACCATTTTGGCGCCATGTGCAAGCTCTGCGGCGCGGGGCCGGGAGTCGCGTCGTCGCCTGCCCCTCTGGCCTGCGATTATGGAGTGCTGCTTGATGGTGTGAGCGCCTCCTCTCTCCTTCGATCGAGGGATTCGGGTCGCATGGTGGCGCCGAATGGCGCCACGTGGCACATCCTTCGCGCCGTGTGGTGCCATGTGGTGCCACATGAGGGCCGGAAGGGTCCCGGACGCACCGAACCGGATCCGCGACGGGCGGATCCGGTTCGGGAGGCGGGACGCGGGAGCGTCGTGACTACTCCTGCACGAACGCCAGCAGGTCGGGGTTGAGGACCTCCGGGTGCGTCGAGAGCATGCCGTGGGGGTAGCCCTCGTAGCTCTTCAACCGGCCGTTGGGCAGCAGCTTCGCGGAGAGGGGGCCGGCGTCCTCGTACGGCACGATCTGGTCGTCGGTGCCGTGGGCGACGAGGACCGGCACGTCGATCTTCTTGAGGTCCTCGGTGAAGTCGGTCTCCGAGAAGGCCTTGATGCACTCGTAGTGGGCGTTGGCCGCGCCCCGCATGCCCTGTCGCCACCAGTTGTCGATGAGCCCCTGCGACACCTTGGCGCCCGGCCGGTTGAATCCGTAGAACGGGCCCGTGGGCAGCTCGATGTAGAACTGGGCGCGGTTGGCGGCGAGCGTGGCGCGGAAGCCGTCGAAGACCTCGATCGGCAGCCCGCCCGGATTCGACTCGGACTTCACCATGACCGGCGGGACGGAGCTGACGAGCACGGCCTTGGCGACCCGTCCGGGCTCGGCGCGGGCGACGTACCTGGCGACCTCGCCGCCGCCGGTGGAGTGGCCGATGTGCACGACTCCGCGCAGGTCGAGCGCCTCCACCACCGCCGTGACGTCGGCGGCGTACGTGTCCATCTCGTGGCCGGTGGCGCTCTGCGAGGAGCGTCCGTGTCCCCTCCGGTCGTGGGCGATGACGCGATAGCCCTTGGAGAGGAAGAACAGCATCTGGTTGTCCCAGTCGTCCCCGCTCAGCGGCCAGCCGTGGTGGAACATGATCGGCTCGCCGTCGCGCGGGCCCCAGTCCTTGTAGTAGATGGTCGTGCCGTCGATCGTGGTGACCGTACCCATGGTCGATCCTTCCGCTTGAACCACTGGGGGAGGGGGACGTGCGGCGGTGCGCCCGGCTCATGGGCGTGGGGCGTCGTTGCCGCCGCCGAGGGGCCGGGATCGCGAGCAAACGCCACAAACGATACCGCTAAGTGGCATAAGTCTCATTTTGTGCCCACCGATCGCCGAGGCGACCTCCCCACCGGGACGAGGGCGCGCTCCCCGCGCGGAGCCGGGGCCCGTGGACACGGTGTTCACCCGCCCGGACCGCCTGACGGTGCCGGGCGCTTTCCCCGGCGGCAGTGTCATCAGCGTTCAGCCTTCCTCCTCCTCGAAAGAGTGACCATGACGCAGCTACGGCACGCCCGGACCCGACGGTTCCTTCCTCTCGCGCTGCTCCTGCCGACGGCGGCGCTCATCACCGCCGGCCCCTCCCTGGCGTCCGAAGGCGCGGGCGACGCGCCGGCCCGCGAGCGTGCGAAGCCGACGGTCGTGCTGGTGCACGGCGCCTGGGCCGACGCCTCCGGGTGGGACCAGGTCTCGGAAAGCCTCCAGGCCAAGGGCTATCCGGTGGTCGCCACCGCCAACCCGCTGCGCGGCCTGTCCGACGACTCCGCCTATCTCGGGGCCCGGCTCAAGGCGATCAAGGGACCGATCGTCCTCGTCGGCCACTCCTACGGGGGCGCCGTCATCACCAACGCGGCCACCGGCAACCCCGCCGTCGAGTCCCTCGTCTACATAGCCGGCTTCGCCCCGGACAAGGGTGAGGAGACGCTGTCGCTCGCCGCCAGGTTCCCCGGCAGCCGCCTCACGGACGACCCGTCAGCCCCCGTCCCCACCGCGGTCGACGCCGTGCCGATCGGTACCGGCCCCACGGACGTGGACCTCTACATCAAGCCCGACAAGTTCGGCGAGGTGTTCCTGAGCAACCGTCTCGACGCGGCCAGGACGGCCGTCCTGGCCGCGTCCCAGCGTCCGATCACGCCCCTGGCAGGTGCGGAACCGTCCGGCACGCCCGCCTGGAAGACGATCCCGTCGTGGTACCTCGTGGCCACGGACGACCACACCATCGGCACCGAGAACCTGCGCTACATGGCCAAGAGGGCCGGCTCCACCACCGTCGAGGTGGACGCCCCGCACGCGGTCATGGAGACCGACCCCGGTGCCATCACCGACCTGATCCTGCGGGCCGCCCACGACAGCGGCCCCGGCCTCGCCAGGACCGGCATGTCCACGCAGGCCATCGCGCTCACCGGCGCCGCGCTCCTCGCGCTCGTGACCGGCACCGCTCTGGTACTCGGCGGCCGCCGCTCGAAGCGGGGCTGAAGCCCTCGAAGCCCGTCCGAGGGGGCGGGAGCCGGTTCCGCTCCCGGGGCGGCACGAGACCGGCCCGGGAGCGGCCCGGCCCACGCCGGCAAGCCGCGCCCGTCCGACACCCCTGTGCCGTACTCCGCCCCGCCCGCGCCCCGTCGTCCACGACGGGGCGCGGGCGGGGCGCGGTCGTGCGTGAGCTGCCGGGGTGTGCCCGCCGGACGCCGCCCCCGCCCGCGCCTGCCGCCCACCCGGTGCTCCCTTCGGGCACCTCGCCGCCGCGCCTCGCGCCCATGCCCGGGACACCGGACGCATCGCGCGTAGAGTGCCCCTTCCCAAAGCCCGCCGACAGGTCCAGGATTGTCCCCCCGCGACTCGCCTCCGCGCGGGGCCGCGGTGCCGGACCGGCCGCTGCCCCGTGTGGAAAGCTCACCCGGAGCGCACCACCGGGGGCGCCCCGCAGCCCCTCCTCCGGCGTGCCGCCGCCCGGCCGGCGGGACGTGCTTCTGCCGGCCAGGGCACGGCGGTTCCGCCCGCGCGCCATGTGTCAGTACTTCGACTAGGAGCATCTGTCATGGATTTTGGACTCGTCCTCCAGACCGACCCGCCGGCCTCGGCCGTCGTCGGACTCATGCGCCGCGCCGAACGGAACGGCTTCCGGTACGGC is drawn from Streptomyces sp. NBC_00178 and contains these coding sequences:
- a CDS encoding DUF4097 family beta strand repeat-containing protein translates to MPSYDTPAPISATAHVHAGSIGFTAGDRLDTVVEVLPRDPKRDQDVRAAEQTEVTCANGTLNIRTPKGNLFGRTGTVDVSVELPAGSSVDVTGSWTQVVGDGRLGEVRVKTSSGDVRLDTTGRLKLTASHGSITVDRVDGAAEITTSSGSLRVGLVDGPAVLKNSHGSTTVDVATGELRVSGANGDIEVRRAGDSVTATTAHGTLRVGEVARGTVQLETSYGAIEVGVREGTAAWIDASSGAGQVRNTLTASETPETTEDTVKVHARTRFGNIDIRRAKA
- a CDS encoding ATP-binding cassette domain-containing protein; protein product: MPSSVMHTSNIADGHPVPPAVSAVGLRKSYGDRTVLDGIDLRIPTGSVFALLGPNGAGKTTAVKILSTLIGADGGQAQVAGHDIATSPDGVRAAIGVTGQFSAVDGLITGEENMLLMADLHHLPKAEGRRVATELLERFDLTDAAKKPASTYSGGMKRRLDIAMTLVGSPRVIFLDEPTTGLDPRSRHTMWQIIRHLVTDGVTVLLTTQYLQEADELADRIAVLHNGTIAAEGTPAELKRLIPGGHVRLRFTDPTAYRTAVATLTPTTHDDEALTLTLPSNGTQHDLRTILDRLDTHHIHADELTVHTPDLDDVFFALTTPTLPTQTNPHQPNATKENAR
- a CDS encoding alpha/beta fold hydrolase, giving the protein MGTVTTIDGTTIYYKDWGPRDGEPIMFHHGWPLSGDDWDNQMLFFLSKGYRVIAHDRRGHGRSSQSATGHEMDTYAADVTAVVEALDLRGVVHIGHSTGGGEVARYVARAEPGRVAKAVLVSSVPPVMVKSESNPGGLPIEVFDGFRATLAANRAQFYIELPTGPFYGFNRPGAKVSQGLIDNWWRQGMRGAANAHYECIKAFSETDFTEDLKKIDVPVLVAHGTDDQIVPYEDAGPLSAKLLPNGRLKSYEGYPHGMLSTHPEVLNPDLLAFVQE
- a CDS encoding alpha/beta fold hydrolase, giving the protein MTQLRHARTRRFLPLALLLPTAALITAGPSLASEGAGDAPARERAKPTVVLVHGAWADASGWDQVSESLQAKGYPVVATANPLRGLSDDSAYLGARLKAIKGPIVLVGHSYGGAVITNAATGNPAVESLVYIAGFAPDKGEETLSLAARFPGSRLTDDPSAPVPTAVDAVPIGTGPTDVDLYIKPDKFGEVFLSNRLDAARTAVLAASQRPITPLAGAEPSGTPAWKTIPSWYLVATDDHTIGTENLRYMAKRAGSTTVEVDAPHAVMETDPGAITDLILRAAHDSGPGLARTGMSTQAIALTGAALLALVTGTALVLGGRRSKRG